Genomic window (Pseudovibrio brasiliensis):
CATGCCAGGGTGGTCCATGTAACCAAGCCGGTCAGCGATTTCTCGTTGCACATCAAAGCTCAAGCGCTCTTCTGGCCGGTTTGTCAAAAAATGCAGGTGACAGCGCACAGCCCAGAGAAAGTCCTGACTCTTTCGGAACCGATTCAATACACGCCGGGAGAAGACCCCCTTCTCAACCAGCCCTAAGCCATTGGGAACACGATAGAAATACTTGGCGATCCAGAACAGCGTGTTCAGATCACGCATCCCGCCCTTGCCTTCTTTGACATTCGGCTCCACCAGATAGCGTGAAGCACCATGCCGCTCATGCCGATCATCTCTCTCTGCGAGCTTAGCCGCGATGAACTCTGGCCCGGAACCTGAAACGATCTCCTTATCGAAGCGCTTGGTAAGCTCTTGAAATAACTCAAGATCACCCCACACATACCGCGCTTCCAGAATGGCAGTTCGTACGGTCATATCTTCCCGGCACTGCTTGATGGTCTCATCAAGGTTACGGGTGGAGTGGCCGACCTTCAGGCCCATGTCCCAGAGCATGTAGAGGATGAACTCAACGACCTGATCACCCCAGGGCGTTTGCTTGTAAGGCCAGAGGAAAAGCAGATCTACATCTGAGTGTGGCGCCAGCGTTCCGCGACCATAACCGCCAACAGCGATCACACTAATACGTTCGGACTTCGTTGGATTTTCAACGGGATAGACGTGTGTAACTGCAAAATCATAGATCACCTGAATGATCATATCTTGCACGCAAGACAGGCGCTCTGAACAACGGCGTCCCTGCCCGTCATCCATCAGGAGCTTTTCGATTTCCTTGCGGGCTTCTTTGTGAGTGGACTTCAGCTTGGTCAGTACTTCACTGCGCAGCTTAAAGCTGCTGCCGTCGCCATCGTACTTTTCAACCAGCTTGTTTAGTTCGTTGAGAAGCGATTTGGGATCAACCAGTTGATCCACTTTGAGTTCTTCAGGCGTCATATCAGCAGTCCACTTCAAAAGTCAGCACACTGACTTTACAGAGCTTTGCTTGTTTAGACTAGATATTGTCGCGAGAGCTAACCACTCTTAGTTGGTGAATGAGGTGCTCAAGGGATTCCTCGGAAAGACCGTTGATCTTGGAAGCCAGCATGTTGGTCAGCTCGGTCGCCCGAGGTGTCAGGCCGCCTGTATCGATGGTGATCTTCGGATTGGAAAGTTCCGCAAGCCGTTGAAGTTCCTCAGCTTCATCCCAGATCACATTGAAGTAGGTGATGATGCGTTGAACCATGTACCAGGTCGGGGTACCACGCTTGCCGTGTTCAAGCGCGCTCATGTAGGCTGAGGAAACCGAAAGGGCCTCCGCCATCTCCTTCAGGGTAATGTTCTGCTTTGCCCGCAGCTCCCTAACCTTGGCTCCAAAAGGTGTCATCCTGCTGAAATTCCTAAGCTATTTCTTGCGCTTGCGGATGCGAACGTAAAGCGCACCGCTGCCCCCATGCGAAACGTGAGCTTGGTCGAAGCCTACCACACAGCTGCGCATATCAGGAAGAGAAAGCCACTGCGGCACCATTCTGCGCAGAACACCGCGATCATCGCCGTATGGACTATGCGAGTTATCCAGCCCCTTACCGGTGATCACCAGCACCAGTGAATAGCCCATGGCCTGCGATTGATAGATGAACGAAGTTAAGCGTTGGTGCGCCTGATATTGGGTCAAACCATGAAGGTCGATCCGCGCATCGATATAGCCCTTCCCTCCGCGAACAACTTTCTTGCGCTCTTTCTTGTTCAGCGGTGAAAGTGGCGGAATTGGTGGCACAACTGGTGTCGGCGGAGTGTAGTCCGGAGCCGTCTTCCCTTTGTAACCACGCGACTTTTTCGCCTGAGGCTTCGGCGGAGAAACAAGTTGCGGTTTCAGCTCCGGCTGAGGTGCTTCAGCGGTCTGTGCTTTGATAAGTGGTTGATCTGGTTCGGAAAGCTGCGTTGTGTCTTCCAGCAGGTCGGAAAGGCGCTCTTGATGCCATGGAGTCAGAGTGGCTTTCACCCTGTTCCACAAGCGCTTATCTGCTTCCGTCAGCTGCTTTGTCTTGGCTCGCTTTGTGCGATCACCATTCGTCATCTATCCGATCCGTCCACGATCAATTATTCTTTTGGAACAAGGAGATAGAATTCCGCACGGTGACGGATATTCCCGGCAATTGCACCTGCCTCTGCACCACTTCCAACATAGATATCACCGCGCGCCGGGCCTTTGATGGCTGACCCGGTGTCTTGGGCAACCATAAGCTTGGCGAAGCGATCACCTAATTTGTCGTAGGTCCTTAACTCACTAGAGACAAAAATTAAACTGCCATATGTGTGCAGATCATCATCAACTGCCAGTGATCTCAGGTCCGTAAGCGCTGTTCCTGCACCTCCAATGGCGGCAACCTCAGCGTTTTCAGGAGATTGTAACTCAAAGAAGATGTAGGATTTATTGTGCCGAAACACGTCTTTTTGCTGAGATGGATTTGCGGATAACCACGCCCGAAGTGCATCCATGCCCATGTTTTCGCGGGTGATTTCGCCCCGCTCAATGAGGACACGGCCAATCGCAGTGTAGTCATGGCCGGACTTGCCAGCAAACGCTAGGCGGCGCAGCTCGCCATTGGTCAGACGAACCCGGGCAGATCCCTGAACAGCTGTAAAAAATGCATCTATCGGGTCTTTCACCCAAAGCACTTCAAGGCCCATTCCATCCAGCGCGCCGTCCATAACATCCCCGCGGGTCGGCATCACTTTCAGGTTCTTCGGATAACCGTGAAGGGGGACAACATATTCGCCAGTGCGAACAAGCGAGCCTTCCAGCTCCGGCATGTAATAGCCGGTCACAAAACCATCGTCATCAACGCGGCGGAACGTGAAGTGTTGTTCCAGAAAGGCTTTTGCCTCTCGTCCGTCGTTTGCGTTGATTTTGCGCGATTTTGCGCAGATAGCGCGTAATTTTGCGTCGCTAATGCCAAACGCTTTGGTCGGCAGCGTTCGGCCCTCGCTTCCCTCGCAATGCGCTACAAATGCGGAAAGGGCCGCAGAGTGATCATCTGCAGCCCATCCTTCGATTTCGTTGGGATCAAGTGGCCCGGAGAGCTTCGCGCTTCGCATGGTCCTATGGTCATTTCCTAGGGTAGCTGTAGCAGCAGAACTTATCCCCGCCGCGACGGTGAGAGTCATAATGAACCTCACTACGCCGCGAGAGAAAGAAAACGTCATGCAGATTCAGTTGCAACCAGTTTCCAGTTTGGATCGTTCACGCCGGTCACGCGAGCGAAGGTCCAGATGTCGGTCAGCTCGCTCACCGCTGTTGGGTCACCATCCACGATACGGTTTTCAGAATCCCGTGTCGCGGTGATCAGCTGGCTCTTGAAGCGAACGGTCACTTCAGCAAGGCTGTCTTTTTGGTTGAACACGGCTTCCACAATGTCAGCCTTGTCGATACCCACAAAAGTGGACTCAACACGCTCATTGCGGCTTTCACGGTCATCAATCGCTGCAGAGAAACCGGTGAATACCTCAGGAGAAAGCAGGTCTTTGAGCGTACGGCGATCACCCTGAGCAAACGACATCAGAATGATTTCGTAAGCGCCACGGGCACCCTCTACGAACTCTTTTGGATTGAAAGACGGCTCAGCTTTCCAGATTTCGCGCAGGCCGTGGTTCAGATCAGTGCCCTTCTTGGCAACTTTGTCGATCTCGGACTCAATCTGTTCGCGAGCTTCACGCTCAGCGCGCTCAGGGTCCTGGTGAACATGTTCACTGCCTGGAAGAGGAATAACATTGTCCTCATTCTCAGGTGCCTGAGTTTTTTGAGAGTCTTGTTTTTGCTGGGCAGAATACGGGTCAAAAGGTTGACGCTCGTTACCGGTGCGATTGCCCAAAACGGAGCGTAACCGCAGGAAAATAACAACTGCCGCAATAAGGAAGATGATGTTGTAGACGTCGAATATTTCGTTCATTCCGAGTACCGACCGGTCCTTTACTCGTTGGCTGCCTGGCGCCGATGATCAAATGCTTTAGATATCTAGATAAGGTGCTCTAACTCATTTTTACAGGCTCTGTCACTAATTTAAGGTTTCTATCAGCAACATCCAGCTATTTCGTGTTCATCCCAACGCCTTTTTAAGGTCTTAACACGCAAGTATAAGCTTAAATCAGTCATTGCAATTCTGCAGAAACAACCCACTATATGAAAGATCACTTCAAATTGAGGTGATCAACAAACATAATAGACCTGAACCAACGCGGACGCTATGCCACTCGGACTTATCATTCTTGCCTGTTTCATTCTGCTGCCAACTATTGAGATCTATCTCTTTATTGAAGTCGGAAGTGTCATTGGCGCAATCCCAACAATCCTGCTGACTGTAGCTTCCGCAGCTGCCGGCACGTATATGCTGCGCCAGCAAGGCCTGTCATTGCTCATGCGCATGCGCGCTGAAATGGATGCTGGCCGGGTTCCAAGTCACGAGATGATGCATGGCGCCATGATCGTCTTTGCAGGCCTGATGTTGTTGATCCCTGGCTTCTTTACGGATGCGATCGGTCTTTTGCTGTTTATCCCGCCGTTACGCGAAGTAATCGGCAACTATCTGGCTCGTCACGTGAAAGTGCAGAACATTCATGTAAATCCGGGTT
Coding sequences:
- the mltA gene encoding murein transglycosylase A is translated as MRSAKLSGPLDPNEIEGWAADDHSAALSAFVAHCEGSEGRTLPTKAFGISDAKLRAICAKSRKINANDGREAKAFLEQHFTFRRVDDDGFVTGYYMPELEGSLVRTGEYVVPLHGYPKNLKVMPTRGDVMDGALDGMGLEVLWVKDPIDAFFTAVQGSARVRLTNGELRRLAFAGKSGHDYTAIGRVLIERGEITRENMGMDALRAWLSANPSQQKDVFRHNKSYIFFELQSPENAEVAAIGGAGTALTDLRSLAVDDDLHTYGSLIFVSSELRTYDKLGDRFAKLMVAQDTGSAIKGPARGDIYVGSGAEAGAIAGNIRHRAEFYLLVPKE
- a CDS encoding Smr/MutS family protein, with protein sequence MTNGDRTKRAKTKQLTEADKRLWNRVKATLTPWHQERLSDLLEDTTQLSEPDQPLIKAQTAEAPQPELKPQLVSPPKPQAKKSRGYKGKTAPDYTPPTPVVPPIPPLSPLNKKERKKVVRGGKGYIDARIDLHGLTQYQAHQRLTSFIYQSQAMGYSLVLVITGKGLDNSHSPYGDDRGVLRRMVPQWLSLPDMRSCVVGFDQAHVSHGGSGALYVRIRKRKK
- a CDS encoding helix-turn-helix domain-containing protein codes for the protein MTPFGAKVRELRAKQNITLKEMAEALSVSSAYMSALEHGKRGTPTWYMVQRIITYFNVIWDEAEELQRLAELSNPKITIDTGGLTPRATELTNMLASKINGLSEESLEHLIHQLRVVSSRDNI
- a CDS encoding FxsA family protein, translating into MPLGLIILACFILLPTIEIYLFIEVGSVIGAIPTILLTVASAAAGTYMLRQQGLSLLMRMRAEMDAGRVPSHEMMHGAMIVFAGLMLLIPGFFTDAIGLLLFIPPLREVIGNYLARHVKVQNIHVNPGYRRQDGTVDLDEDEWSSSRHGEQDCPSRPRSNNPDQISPWSDDDDKRR
- a CDS encoding Tim44/TimA family putative adaptor protein; the encoded protein is MNEIFDVYNIIFLIAAVVIFLRLRSVLGNRTGNERQPFDPYSAQQKQDSQKTQAPENEDNVIPLPGSEHVHQDPERAEREAREQIESEIDKVAKKGTDLNHGLREIWKAEPSFNPKEFVEGARGAYEIILMSFAQGDRRTLKDLLSPEVFTGFSAAIDDRESRNERVESTFVGIDKADIVEAVFNQKDSLAEVTVRFKSQLITATRDSENRIVDGDPTAVSELTDIWTFARVTGVNDPNWKLVATESA